A stretch of the Hippoglossus hippoglossus isolate fHipHip1 chromosome 1, fHipHip1.pri, whole genome shotgun sequence genome encodes the following:
- the sirt7 gene encoding NAD-dependent protein deacetylase sirtuin-7, with translation MASSSQLRCNVMAEEADTGVSSRAERKALEKARILQRESERKIFRLVGRVLKKPEAERSEEEAAVLLLHTDTAEELSRRHVRSSVLKRKQEEVYDDAEGLQNKVRQLAVAIKQAHHLVVYTGAGISTAASIPDYRGPNGVWTQLQKGRTVNSSDLSKAEPTITHMCIRMLHKEKMVNHVVSQNCDGLHMRSSLPRNALSELHGNMFIEVCTGCSPVRECVRLFDVTERTSLHRHGTGRRCSHCSGELRDTIVHFGERGTLEQPLNWRGAAEAAKKADVILCLGSSLKVLKKYACLWCMNRPVSKRPKLYIVNLQWTPKDDLATLKINGKCDDVMSLLMEELDFQMPVYDRADDPIFTLATPLRPEEVDSHTREVIAPPDGEQEFSADPGGQEEGTAVQGGWFGRGYNKGRKKKKKAT, from the exons AtggcttcttcttctcagcTGAGGTGCAACGTGATGGCAGAGGAGGCGGACACCGGTGTCTCCTCACGGGCTGAGAGAAAAGCTTTGGAAAAGGCCAGAATACTGCAGcgggagagcgagaggaagatCTTCCGACTG GTGGGTCGAGTCCTGAAGAAGCCTGAGGCTGAGCGCTCAGAGGAGGAGGCcgctgtgttgctgctgcacacagacacagcggAGGAGCTGAGCAGGAGACACGTCCGCAGCAGTGTTCTcaagaggaagcaggaggag GTGTATGATGACGCAGAGGGGCTGCAAAATAAAGTCAGACAGCTGGCTGTGGCAATCAAACAAGCACATCACCTGGTGGTTTACACTGGAGCCGGGATCAGTACG GCAGCTTCTATCCCAGACTACAGGGGTCCTAATGGGGTGTGGACACAGCTACAGAAGGGACGGACAGTCAA TTCCTCGGACCTCAGTAAAGCAGAGCCGACcatcacacacatgtgcattaGGATGCTTCATAAGGAGAAGATG GTAAATCATGTTGTGTCTCAAAACTGTGATGGACTTCACATGCGAAGCAGCCTACCCAGAAATGCTCTGTCTGAGCTCCATGGAAACATGTTTATtgag GTCTGCACAGGCTGTTCCCCCGTTAGGGAGTGTGTTCGCTTATTTGACGTGACGGAGCGGACATCGCTGCACCGGCACGGGACAGGCCGCAGGTGCAGCCACTGTTCCGGTGAACTCAGGGACACCATAGTGCACTTCGGGGAACGCGGGACCCTGGAGCAACCGCTCAACTGGAGGGGAGCTGCAGAGGCTGCCAAGAAGGCGGATGTTATTCTCTGCTTAGGCTCCAGTCTGAAg GTGCTGAAGAAATACGCTTGTCTCTGGTGCATGAACAGACCAGTAAGCAAAAGGCCCAAACTTTACATTGTCAACCTCCAG TGGACACCGAAAGATGATCTGGCTACGCTGAAAATTAATGGCAAGTGTGATGACGTCATGAGCCTCCTCATGGAAGAGCTGGACTTTCAGATGCCTGTGTATGACAG GGCAGACGACCCCATCTTCACTCTAGCAACACCTCTGCGGCCAGAGGAAGTGGACAGCCATACCCGTGAGGTCATAGCTCCCCCTGATGGTGAGCAGGAGTTTTCAGCCGACCCTGGAGGACAAGAAGAAGGCACAGCTGTGCAGGGCGGCTGGTTCGGCCGAGGTTATAATAAaggcaggaagaagaagaaaaaagctaCATAA
- the pcyt2 gene encoding ethanolamine-phosphate cytidylyltransferase, translating to MIKNGNHHQAAADERRDGAGCGKPAGSVCSPEKRKRVVRLWCDGCYDMVHYGHSNQLRQAKAMGDYLIAGVHTDAEISKHKGPPVFTQEERYKMVRAIKWVDEIVEGAPYVTTLETLDKYNCDFCVHGDDITLTVDGKDTYDEVKREGRYRECKRTQGVSTTDLVGRMLLMTKAHHSNMDNPDYQQHTDNFGKGPKGHSPWTGVSQFLQTSQKIIQFASGKEPQPDDTIIYVAGAFDLFHIGHVDFLEMVYKQAERPYVIVGLHFDQEVNRYKGKNYPIMNIHERTLSVLACRYVSEVVIGATYAVGKDLLDHFKVDLVCHGKTEVFPDKDGSDPYAEPRKRGVFRTIDSSNNLTTDDIVQRIIENRLLFEARNQKKEAKEMAVIEAMKKREQEQSDAAAQNAH from the exons ATGATCAAGAACGGTAACCACCACCAAGCTGCAGCCGACGAGCGGCGGGACGGAGCCGGGTGCGGTAAGCCTGCTGGCTCGGTGTGCAGTCCGGAGAAGAGGAAGCGCGTCGTCCGTCTGTGGTGTGACGGCTG TTATGACATGGTTCACTATGGTCACTCCAACCAGCTACGCCAGGCCAAAGCCATGGGAGACTACCTCATAGCTGGAGTACATACAGATG CGGAGATCTCCAAGCACAAGGGTCCTCCGGTCTTCACTCAGGAAGAGCGCTACAAGATGGTGCGGGCCATCAAGTGGGTGGATGAGATAGTGGAAGGAGCACCTTACGTCACCACCCTGGAGACTCTGGACAAGTACAACTGTGACTTCTGCGTGCACGGAG ATGACATCACGCTGACGGTAGACGGCAAGGACACGTATGATGAGGTGAAGCGTGAAGGCCGTTACCGGGAGTGTAAACGCACACAGGGTGTCTCCACCACTGACCTGGTGGGACGAATGCTCCTCATGACCAAAGCCCATCACAGCAACATG GATAACCCAGATTACCAGCAGCATACAGACAACTTTGGAAAG GGTCCAAAAGGCCACAGTCCATGGACTGGAGTGTCCCAGTTCCTCCAGACGTCCCAGAAGATCATCCAGTTTGCCTCAGGAAAAGAGCCGCAGCCAGATGACACCATCATCTATGTGGCTGGAGCATTTGACCTCTTCC ACATTGGCCATGTTGACTTCCTAGAGATGGTGTATAAGCAGGCAGAGAGGCCGTATGTCATCGTAGGTCTGCACTTTGACCAG gaAGTGAATCGGTACAAGGGGAAGAACTATCCAATCATGAACATCCACGAGAGAACACTGAGTGTCTTGGCCTGTCGG TATGTGTCAGAGGTTGTGATTGGTGCAACCTACGCAGTGGGCAAAGACCTTCTGGATCACTTTAAG GTGGATCTGGTGTGTCATGGCAAGACAGAGGTGTTTCCTGACAAGGATGGTTCAGACCCGTACGCT gaGCCCAGGAAGAGGGGGGTATTCAGGACCATCGATAGTAGCAATAATCTCACCACTGATGACATCGTCCAGAGGATCATTGAAAACAG GCTGCTGTTTGAAGCCAGGAACCAGAAGAAGGAGGCCAAGGAGATGGCGGTGATCGAGGcgatgaagaagagagagcaggagcagagcgATGCTGCCGCCCAGAATGCTCACTAA